One Syntrophales bacterium DNA segment encodes these proteins:
- a CDS encoding thiamine diphosphokinase, protein MRRIVFILAGGPLQDPEFLRERVDSIRPVAILCADGGASHARKLGLVPKAIIGDMDSLDDETARFFSTRGCRLLRHPPEKDETDTELALTEALGMNPDAVWIFGALGRRLDHTLANLSLLACDAARGVDVRLLDPSCEAFLVRDMRILEGEPGQTVSVFPLGEAAEGIDLEGFEYPLAGAEMRAGKPYGVSNRLIASRGSIRVRRGALLVIRYFRAGEFPAGD, encoded by the coding sequence ATGAGGCGGATCGTTTTCATCCTGGCGGGGGGACCGCTGCAGGATCCGGAGTTCCTGCGGGAGCGGGTCGATTCGATCCGTCCCGTGGCGATCCTCTGCGCCGACGGCGGGGCGAGCCATGCCCGGAAGCTGGGCCTGGTTCCCAAGGCCATCATCGGCGACATGGACTCCCTGGACGACGAAACGGCACGCTTCTTCTCCACACGGGGGTGCCGGCTCCTCCGGCATCCACCGGAGAAGGACGAGACGGACACGGAGTTGGCGCTGACGGAGGCCCTGGGGATGAATCCCGACGCTGTCTGGATCTTCGGCGCCCTGGGACGGAGGCTGGACCACACCCTGGCCAACCTGTCGCTTCTGGCCTGCGATGCCGCCCGGGGAGTGGACGTCCGCCTGTTGGATCCGTCCTGTGAGGCCTTTCTTGTCCGGGACATGAGAATTCTGGAGGGGGAGCCGGGCCAAACGGTGTCCGTCTTTCCCCTGGGAGAGGCCGCGGAGGGGATCGACCTGGAAGGATTCGAATATCCCCTGGCCGGGGCGGAGATGAGGGCCGGAAAGCCATACGGAGTCAGCAACCGGCTGATCGCTTCCCGGGGATCGATCCGGGTCCGCCGGGGTGCACTGCTGGTCATCCGTTATTTCAGGGCGGGGGAATTCCCCGCGGGAGATTGA
- the thiD gene encoding bifunctional hydroxymethylpyrimidine kinase/phosphomethylpyrimidine kinase, whose amino-acid sequence MGIKRVLTIAGSDSGGGAGIQADLKTITVLGGFGMSVVTALTAQNTRGVWGIHKVPASFVAAQFDAVAGDIGVDAAKTGMIASRSIIRIVAAKIKEYGIVNLVVDPVMVAKGGASLMEKAARNALVDELIPLARVITPNIPEAEVLTGMEIRGTDDMKRAAEAIARMGARSVVVKGGHLEGDAVDLLYENGRCRLFRSPRLRTTDTHGTGCTFSAALAVGLAKGQSVGKAVSGAKHYVTSAIRHSLRIGGGNGPTNHLAPLMEELDAKKKRGARS is encoded by the coding sequence ATGGGCATCAAGCGCGTATTGACGATCGCCGGCTCCGACTCCGGGGGCGGCGCGGGGATACAGGCGGACCTGAAGACGATCACGGTCCTGGGAGGCTTCGGGATGAGCGTCGTCACCGCCCTGACGGCCCAGAACACACGGGGCGTCTGGGGAATCCACAAGGTGCCGGCGTCCTTCGTGGCCGCCCAGTTCGACGCCGTGGCGGGCGACATCGGGGTGGATGCCGCCAAGACGGGGATGATCGCGTCGCGGTCGATCATCCGCATCGTGGCGGCGAAGATCAAGGAATACGGCATCGTGAACCTGGTCGTGGACCCGGTCATGGTCGCCAAGGGCGGGGCCTCCCTGATGGAGAAGGCCGCCCGGAACGCCCTGGTGGACGAACTGATCCCCCTGGCCCGGGTGATCACGCCCAACATTCCCGAGGCGGAGGTCCTGACGGGCATGGAAATAAGGGGAACGGACGACATGAAACGGGCCGCCGAGGCCATCGCGCGCATGGGCGCCCGGAGCGTGGTCGTCAAGGGCGGCCACCTGGAGGGCGATGCCGTGGACCTGCTTTACGAGAACGGCAGATGCCGCCTGTTCCGAAGCCCGCGGCTCCGGACGACCGACACACACGGCACCGGCTGCACGTTTTCCGCCGCACTGGCCGTCGGGCTGGCGAAGGGGCAATCCGTGGGAAAGGCCGTGTCCGGGGCCAAGCACTATGTAACATCGGCGATTCGCCATTCCCTCCGCATCGGAGGCGGCAACGGCCCCACGAACCACCTGGCGCCGCTGATGGAGGAGTTGGACGCAAAGAAGAAACGGGGAGCACGATCATGA
- the thiC gene encoding phosphomethylpyrimidine synthase ThiC has product MTQLEAARSGKITEEMKICAEVEGIDPEALRRGVEEGTIVVVRNALHKGIKPLAIGRGLRTKINANIGTSKDRADVAEELEKVRICVEAGADTIMDLSTGGDIRAIRKAILEASPLAIGTVPVYQAAARMLDQGKSFVDMTGEDLFAAIEENGRDGVDFITVHCGVTRKSVASVEAQGRVLGIVSRGGSLTAHWMEMNGRENPLFEHYDRLIEIARSCDMVFSLGDGLRPGCLADATDRGQIQELVLLGELAKRAREKGVQVMIEGPGHVPIQDIVANIQLQKRLCNGAPFYVLGPLPTDIAPGYDHLTSAIGGAIAGAAGADFLCYVTPSEHLRLPTLEDVREGIMASRIAAHIADLAKGFPGSWERDRAMAQYRRELNWEGQIAVSIDPAKSRAMLETSRSADEEGCTMCGEFCAVRMGRAGKIRGGKT; this is encoded by the coding sequence ATGACACAGCTGGAAGCCGCCCGAAGCGGAAAAATTACGGAAGAGATGAAGATCTGCGCGGAAGTGGAGGGGATCGATCCCGAAGCGCTGCGACGGGGCGTGGAAGAGGGGACGATCGTGGTGGTGCGAAACGCCCTCCACAAGGGAATCAAGCCCCTGGCCATCGGCAGGGGACTGCGGACGAAGATCAACGCCAACATCGGCACGTCGAAAGACCGGGCCGACGTTGCGGAGGAGCTGGAAAAGGTCCGGATCTGCGTGGAGGCCGGGGCGGACACGATCATGGACCTCTCCACCGGCGGAGACATCCGGGCCATTCGGAAGGCCATTCTGGAGGCGTCTCCTCTGGCCATCGGCACCGTTCCCGTCTACCAGGCCGCCGCCCGGATGCTGGACCAGGGGAAGTCCTTCGTGGACATGACGGGGGAGGACCTCTTTGCCGCCATCGAGGAGAACGGCCGGGACGGGGTCGATTTCATCACCGTCCACTGCGGCGTCACACGAAAGAGCGTCGCGTCCGTGGAAGCGCAGGGCCGGGTTCTCGGTATCGTAAGCCGGGGAGGGTCGCTGACGGCCCACTGGATGGAGATGAACGGCCGGGAAAATCCTCTCTTCGAGCACTATGACCGGCTCATTGAGATTGCGAGAAGCTGTGACATGGTGTTCAGCCTCGGCGACGGCCTTCGGCCGGGCTGCCTCGCCGACGCGACGGATCGGGGACAGATCCAGGAGCTGGTCCTCCTGGGAGAACTGGCGAAGCGGGCCCGCGAGAAGGGCGTACAGGTCATGATCGAGGGGCCGGGCCACGTCCCGATTCAGGACATCGTGGCGAACATCCAGCTCCAGAAGCGGCTCTGCAACGGTGCGCCCTTCTATGTGCTGGGTCCGTTGCCGACGGACATTGCGCCGGGCTACGACCACCTGACGTCGGCCATCGGCGGGGCCATCGCCGGCGCCGCGGGGGCGGACTTCCTCTGCTACGTCACGCCCTCCGAGCACCTGCGGCTCCCGACTCTCGAGGACGTCCGGGAGGGAATCATGGCCTCCCGCATCGCCGCCCACATCGCGGACCTCGCCAAGGGGTTCCCCGGCTCCTGGGAGCGGGACCGGGCCATGGCGCAATACCGCAGGGAATTGAACTGGGAAGGACAGATCGCCGTGTCCATCGACCCTGCAAAGAGCAGGGCCATGCTGGAAACGAGCCGGAGCGCCGACGAGGAAGGCTGCACCATGTGCGGCGAGTTCTGCGCCGTCCGGATGGGCAGGGCGGGGAAAATCCGAGGGGGGAAAACATGA
- a CDS encoding HD domain-containing protein, translated as MSEEPREEKTRLRTVALSIVRRLAAAGHEAFFVGGCVRDVLLGTEPEDIDIVTSATPEEVQALFPRTVPLGARFGVVMVVEEGLPFEVATYRTEGGYRDGRRPSRVRFAGAQEDVLRRDFTVNGLLLDPETGHVTDYVGGLEDLHNRVIRTIGDPEARFAEDHLRMLRAIRFAAVLDFSIDPPTFAAVRAGADAIRRISSERVREELTKILVSRGARRGMELLADSGLLARILPEVSALAGVSQPPLFHPEGDVWVHVLNMLERLPIGENGRADERLAWAVVLHDVGKAVTRTEDGRGIHFYGHVREGMRLAEDILRRLRFSNQDIGTILDLIRHHMHFMSVGEMRPGTLKRFLRLPDFPLHLELHRLDCLGSHGMLDTFDFCREKLVELSREDLHPARLIDGEDLIRMGFTPGPLFREILTAVEDAQLGGEIGDAGQARRWILERYGERRNEDRRT; from the coding sequence ATGAGTGAAGAGCCCCGGGAGGAAAAGACAAGGTTGAGGACGGTCGCGCTGTCCATCGTCAGGCGGCTGGCGGCGGCGGGTCATGAGGCCTTTTTCGTGGGCGGCTGCGTCCGCGACGTCCTCCTCGGTACGGAGCCGGAAGACATTGACATCGTCACGTCCGCCACGCCGGAAGAGGTGCAGGCCCTTTTCCCGCGGACAGTCCCCCTGGGGGCCCGGTTCGGCGTTGTCATGGTGGTGGAGGAAGGCCTGCCGTTCGAAGTGGCCACCTACCGCACCGAGGGAGGGTACCGGGACGGCAGGAGACCCTCCCGTGTCCGGTTCGCCGGTGCGCAGGAGGACGTGCTGCGGCGCGACTTCACCGTGAACGGCCTTCTTTTGGACCCGGAAACGGGCCATGTCACGGATTATGTCGGAGGCCTGGAGGACCTGCACAACCGGGTCATCCGCACGATTGGAGACCCCGAGGCCCGCTTCGCAGAGGATCACCTCCGGATGCTCCGGGCGATCCGATTTGCCGCCGTTCTCGATTTTTCCATTGATCCCCCGACCTTTGCCGCCGTCCGGGCGGGAGCCGACGCGATCCGTCGGATCAGCAGCGAGCGGGTCCGGGAGGAGTTGACGAAAATCCTGGTCAGCCGTGGTGCCCGCCGGGGGATGGAGCTGCTGGCGGACTCCGGGCTCCTGGCGCGGATCCTGCCGGAGGTGAGCGCCCTTGCCGGTGTGTCCCAGCCGCCCCTCTTTCACCCGGAGGGGGATGTCTGGGTCCATGTGCTCAATATGCTGGAACGGCTTCCCATAGGTGAAAACGGCAGGGCCGACGAGCGGCTGGCATGGGCCGTGGTTCTGCACGATGTCGGGAAGGCGGTCACGCGGACGGAGGACGGGCGGGGAATTCACTTCTACGGGCACGTCCGGGAGGGGATGAGGCTGGCCGAGGACATCCTGCGGCGGCTCCGGTTTTCAAACCAGGACATCGGAACGATCCTGGACCTGATCCGGCACCACATGCATTTCATGTCCGTGGGCGAGATGAGGCCCGGTACGCTCAAGCGCTTTCTTAGGCTCCCGGATTTTCCGCTTCACCTCGAGCTGCACCGGCTCGATTGCCTTGGGAGCCACGGCATGCTCGACACGTTTGACTTCTGTCGGGAGAAGCTGGTCGAACTGAGCAGGGAGGACCTCCACCCGGCGCGGCTGATCGACGGCGAGGACCTGATTCGAATGGGATTTACGCCGGGCCCCCTGTTCCGCGAAATCCTGACTGCGGTCGAGGACGCCCAGTTGGGCGGAGAGATTGGCGATGCCGGCCAGGCCCGCAGATGGATCCTGGAGCGGTACGGGGAGCGGCGGAATGAAGACCGCCGGACGTAG
- a CDS encoding IclR family transcriptional regulator, producing the protein MKKASVKLKTPSNSENKYRVTSLDKALLILELLIDQGRDLSITEICQKLGMVKGTVHRVLSTLVARKFVQQNGMTKMYGLGVRTLEIGIDSKRERFLRIAMAPFLMELYEACEETVNAAVWEYNAIRYIYRLECEALLRISITAGARFPGYCCATGKILLSYFSNEDIRQIYSRSTSFKKLTKNTIISVDELIQEIEKVRVRKIAVDDEEALVGVYCVAAPVLNSKGECVAAISISAPKNRVTTKRSEMLAKLVSKTAQKISHSLSDL; encoded by the coding sequence ATGAAAAAAGCATCCGTAAAATTGAAGACTCCGTCGAATTCCGAGAATAAATACCGAGTCACCTCTCTTGATAAAGCACTTTTAATTCTTGAGCTTCTGATCGATCAGGGGCGTGATCTCTCCATAACGGAAATCTGCCAAAAACTCGGCATGGTGAAAGGGACGGTCCATCGAGTCCTCAGCACCCTGGTAGCGCGAAAATTCGTCCAGCAGAACGGCATGACCAAAATGTATGGCCTCGGCGTCCGGACGCTGGAAATTGGAATTGACTCTAAAAGGGAACGATTTCTTCGCATCGCAATGGCTCCCTTCCTGATGGAGCTCTATGAAGCTTGCGAGGAAACAGTGAATGCGGCCGTTTGGGAATATAACGCGATCCGCTACATCTACCGGCTGGAATGTGAAGCGCTGCTGCGGATATCGATAACAGCTGGTGCAAGGTTTCCGGGCTACTGCTGTGCAACGGGCAAGATATTGTTGTCATACTTCAGCAATGAAGACATTCGGCAAATCTACAGCCGGAGTACATCTTTTAAAAAACTCACAAAAAATACAATCATATCCGTTGATGAATTGATTCAGGAAATTGAAAAAGTCCGGGTCAGGAAAATTGCCGTCGATGATGAAGAAGCCTTGGTGGGGGTTTACTGCGTTGCCGCACCTGTATTGAACTCCAAGGGAGAATGTGTGGCGGCCATCAGTATTTCGGCTCCAAAAAACCGGGTAACCACCAAACGGAGCGAAATGCTTGCGAAGCTGGTATCGAAAACAGCCCAGAAAATTTCACATTCATTGAGCGATCTGTAA
- a CDS encoding cytochrome c3 family protein, whose product MIRHYSLSKRSLIVLGTLLFLFLTVVLRPDVSGEDGKKFLADRHQAKGIACSACHKEDPPKAAVSTPVCLGCHGSYARIAEKTLKTEPNPHASHMGNLSCDNCHHAHKGSENQCLSCHQFNFETP is encoded by the coding sequence ATGATCAGGCATTATTCGTTATCGAAGAGGAGCCTCATTGTATTGGGCACGCTCCTCTTTCTGTTCCTCACCGTAGTGCTGAGACCGGATGTCAGCGGAGAAGATGGGAAGAAGTTTTTGGCGGACAGACACCAGGCAAAAGGGATAGCGTGCTCCGCCTGTCACAAGGAAGACCCTCCAAAGGCCGCCGTTTCGACCCCCGTCTGTCTGGGCTGCCATGGATCCTATGCCAGGATTGCAGAAAAGACGCTCAAGACGGAACCGAATCCTCACGCTTCCCACATGGGAAATCTATCCTGCGATAACTGCCATCATGCCCACAAAGGATCGGAAAACCAATGCTTATCATGTCACCAATTCAACTTTGAAACGCCGTGA
- a CDS encoding FAD-dependent oxidoreductase, whose amino-acid sequence MSGKDSRDGFNRRDFIKGGIAGAATVAAMGLGTAEVQAKAKIPKKWNKEADVVIIGYGGAGACAAIEAHDAGAKVLILEKMNFSGGNTGVSGGGVLCPTNAEDAYTYITGLYEFSHSDLDKDLVRIYANESIKNVEWLKSLKEGTDVMVYGGAGFPKVPGAKSMNKYHVKGEGKGLQGSSLNLWKLLTYAVEEKRKIPVMMETPAQELVTNASGEVIGVIAKTKGKPFSIRARRAVILTTGGYEFNERDLKNFVKGYPIYALGSPGNTGDGIRMAQKVGAGLWHMNGVSCPLGIKTPEIDAAFTWAPTTARHILVDKHGKRFVNEKAVEMHAGLLAVDYFDTHALEYPRIPCYAIFDETARKAGPITALAGMGYAGRQHKWSRDNSAEVEKGWILKGNTVVELASKIKSMDQATLEKTVAQWNEDVAKGNDTLFHRPMRSGDPSSPAYKELATALWSAPIDQPPFYAVALYPSLLNTQGGPRRNTKAQVLDAFEKPIPRLYGAGEFGSMWGIIYQGAGNIGECVVYGRIAGKNASAEKPWK is encoded by the coding sequence ATGAGTGGAAAAGACTCCAGGGACGGCTTCAACAGACGGGATTTCATCAAGGGGGGCATCGCCGGAGCAGCGACGGTTGCAGCCATGGGACTTGGGACTGCGGAAGTTCAGGCCAAAGCAAAGATCCCGAAGAAATGGAACAAGGAAGCGGATGTCGTCATCATCGGCTACGGAGGCGCAGGCGCCTGTGCAGCCATTGAAGCCCATGATGCGGGAGCAAAAGTGTTGATTCTTGAAAAAATGAATTTCAGCGGCGGAAACACGGGGGTGTCAGGGGGTGGCGTCCTGTGCCCGACAAATGCCGAGGATGCCTACACATACATCACCGGTCTCTATGAATTTTCCCACTCCGACCTGGATAAGGATCTGGTGAGGATATACGCAAATGAATCCATCAAGAACGTGGAATGGCTGAAGTCGCTCAAGGAAGGAACAGATGTCATGGTCTACGGTGGAGCCGGATTCCCCAAGGTTCCCGGCGCAAAGTCCATGAACAAGTATCACGTCAAGGGAGAGGGCAAAGGCCTTCAGGGAAGTTCCCTGAATCTCTGGAAACTTCTGACCTATGCCGTAGAGGAAAAGAGGAAGATCCCCGTCATGATGGAGACACCGGCTCAGGAACTGGTAACGAACGCCTCCGGGGAAGTCATCGGCGTGATTGCAAAAACAAAGGGCAAGCCGTTTTCGATCCGGGCAAGGCGAGCCGTCATCCTGACCACCGGCGGCTATGAGTTCAACGAGCGGGATCTGAAGAACTTCGTGAAGGGTTATCCCATTTACGCTCTCGGCAGCCCTGGCAACACAGGCGACGGCATCCGCATGGCCCAGAAGGTCGGCGCCGGACTCTGGCACATGAATGGCGTCTCCTGTCCACTGGGCATCAAGACACCCGAAATCGATGCCGCCTTTACGTGGGCTCCCACGACGGCACGGCACATCCTGGTTGACAAGCATGGGAAACGCTTCGTCAACGAAAAGGCGGTGGAAATGCATGCGGGACTATTGGCCGTCGATTACTTCGATACCCATGCCCTGGAATATCCCCGGATCCCCTGCTACGCCATCTTCGACGAAACCGCACGAAAGGCTGGTCCGATTACGGCCCTGGCGGGAATGGGCTATGCGGGCCGTCAACACAAGTGGAGCCGTGACAACAGCGCAGAAGTTGAGAAAGGCTGGATTCTCAAGGGGAACACCGTTGTTGAACTGGCCAGTAAGATCAAATCCATGGATCAGGCTACTCTGGAGAAGACGGTGGCCCAATGGAACGAGGATGTGGCAAAGGGCAATGATACGCTCTTCCACCGGCCGATGCGCTCCGGTGATCCATCCAGCCCGGCCTACAAGGAACTCGCCACGGCGCTTTGGTCAGCGCCAATCGATCAGCCGCCATTCTATGCGGTCGCTCTGTACCCATCCCTCCTGAACACCCAGGGAGGACCAAGGCGCAACACAAAGGCCCAAGTGCTCGATGCCTTTGAAAAACCGATCCCACGGCTTTATGGCGCCGGTGAATTTGGCTCAATGTGGGGCATCATTTACCAGGGAGCGGGAAACATCGGCGAATGTGTCGTCTACGGAAGGATCGCCGGGAAGAACGCTTCCGCGGAAAAACCGTGGAAGTAG
- a CDS encoding acetyl-CoA hydrolase/transferase C-terminal domain-containing protein translates to MSWQETYNRKLLSVEEAAAKIESGDRVFLGVMSSAPIQLIETLADRVNELNDVHIVSGLILHPFKILQSPEFIGRINFYTFFAGPFERAFFKVGNVSINSVHFSKGYIAVNDVYKTNTLMTDVSVPDKDGYMHYGPMGVCINGSAAKTAKKIIVQVNKHQPHVRGVEHKIHVSEVDYICEYDHPLPQLVQEKPTEIDNKIADFVIPHIPDGATIQLGLGSLSNAIGYRLAEKKNLSAHTEMFTDSMVTLAKQGVMNGKLVAGFAVGSQELYDFIGTGKVELKPIRITNDPREIAKCDHMMSINVTLMMDLTGQACSESIGFQQYSGTGGQADFVRGAAFSKGGKSFLCLPSTYRTKDGQTKSTITAAFPPGSVVTTPRSDTMYVVTEHGIADLFCQPICERVNRLIGIAHPDFRDSLRKEAIAAGLIRS, encoded by the coding sequence ATGAGTTGGCAGGAAACGTATAACCGGAAACTATTGTCGGTAGAAGAAGCAGCAGCAAAAATTGAATCAGGAGACAGGGTATTTTTAGGTGTAATGTCCTCAGCGCCTATTCAATTGATTGAAACCCTCGCGGATCGGGTGAACGAACTGAACGATGTTCATATCGTTTCTGGACTGATCTTGCATCCTTTCAAAATATTGCAGTCACCTGAATTCATTGGACGCATCAACTTTTATACATTTTTTGCCGGGCCTTTCGAAAGGGCCTTTTTTAAAGTAGGAAATGTAAGCATCAACTCCGTCCATTTTTCCAAGGGCTACATCGCTGTAAACGATGTCTACAAGACAAATACACTCATGACGGATGTATCTGTCCCGGATAAGGATGGATATATGCATTATGGACCCATGGGCGTCTGTATCAATGGTTCAGCAGCGAAGACAGCCAAAAAGATTATTGTCCAGGTAAACAAACATCAACCGCATGTTAGAGGGGTTGAACATAAAATTCATGTAAGTGAAGTCGATTATATCTGCGAATATGACCATCCACTTCCACAGCTGGTCCAGGAAAAACCGACGGAGATAGACAACAAGATTGCTGATTTTGTGATTCCGCACATTCCAGATGGGGCGACCATTCAACTCGGTTTGGGCTCACTGTCCAATGCCATTGGTTACCGACTTGCCGAGAAGAAAAACCTTTCTGCTCATACGGAGATGTTTACGGATTCAATGGTAACCTTGGCGAAGCAGGGTGTTATGAATGGTAAGCTGGTTGCTGGCTTTGCTGTGGGAAGTCAGGAACTATACGACTTTATCGGGACAGGGAAAGTGGAACTCAAGCCCATCAGGATTACAAATGACCCGCGGGAAATCGCCAAGTGCGATCATATGATGTCGATTAATGTGACGTTAATGATGGATCTGACGGGTCAAGCCTGTTCTGAATCAATCGGTTTCCAGCAATATAGCGGGACAGGGGGGCAGGCTGATTTTGTGAGAGGAGCCGCATTTTCAAAAGGCGGGAAAAGTTTCCTTTGTCTACCTTCGACCTACAGGACAAAGGATGGCCAAACTAAGTCTACGATAACAGCAGCGTTTCCTCCGGGGTCTGTTGTGACGACTCCGAGATCGGATACCATGTATGTCGTGACCGAACATGGCATCGCAGATCTCTTCTGTCAGCCCATCTGCGAAAGGGTAAACCGTTTGATCGGTATTGCTCATCCGGATTTTCGCGATTCACTACGCAAAGAGGCCATTGCGGCAGGATTAATTCGGTCATAA
- a CDS encoding ATP-dependent RecD-like DNA helicase, with product MTSMASDHLTDLQGQIERITFTSEETGYTVARIRVYGRRELVTIIGNIVNPTPGEIIKMKGEWGSHPKYGEQFKIVFCQTTTPASVHGIEKYLGSGLIKGIGPVMAKRIVKMFREKTLEVIENEIDKLADVEGIGRKRIGMIRKAWEEQKEIRAVMIFLQSHGVSSGYAARIFKQYGNDAIKVVQENPYRLATDIFGIGFLTADKIAEKLGFARDSDLRAAAGILYVLHELTDEGHVFYPCELLIEKCREMLDIDREIITRAIGKAAFEKQIVIEDMYDSLTESRENTKAVYLAAYHLAESNLAARLKALVSAPQAIRKIDADKAILWVQEKLSITLADRQVEAIRCAAENKVMVITGGPGTGKTTIINAILKIFSAIRTRIMLAAPTGRAAKRMTEATGHEARTIHRMLEFNMRKGGFQKNEESPLDCDLLIVDEASMIDTLLMHHLLKAILVKATFIMVGDGNQLPSVGAGSVLMDIIDSGIAPVVHLNEIFRQARESSIIVNAHKINEGSMPNLKASPDKVDDFYFIEQEDPEKALETILKLVTERIPKRFGFDAINDIQVLSPMHRGVVGAGNLNLELQKALNPGEEGVFRGGRLFRVNDKVMQIVNNYDKDVYNGDIGRIAAIDEESKEVTVLIDERKVVYDYSDLDELAHAYAVSIHKSQGSEYPAVVIPILTQHYILLQRNLLYTGVTRGKKLVVIVGTKKAMAIAVKNNKTEKRHTLLRQRLQTEGALKHSPLPDLFDAI from the coding sequence ATGACGTCTATGGCTTCCGATCATCTAACCGACCTCCAGGGGCAAATTGAAAGAATCACCTTCACCAGCGAGGAGACGGGTTATACCGTCGCCAGGATCAGGGTCTACGGCCGTCGGGAACTGGTGACCATCATTGGAAACATCGTCAATCCCACCCCCGGCGAGATCATCAAGATGAAAGGGGAATGGGGGAGCCACCCGAAGTACGGAGAACAGTTCAAGATTGTCTTCTGCCAGACAACCACTCCCGCCAGTGTTCATGGAATCGAGAAGTACCTCGGATCCGGGCTCATCAAGGGCATTGGTCCGGTCATGGCGAAGCGGATCGTGAAGATGTTCAGGGAAAAGACCCTGGAGGTCATTGAAAACGAAATCGATAAACTTGCCGATGTGGAAGGCATCGGCAGGAAGCGCATTGGCATGATCCGGAAAGCATGGGAGGAGCAGAAGGAAATCCGTGCAGTTATGATCTTCCTTCAATCCCATGGTGTCAGTTCCGGCTATGCCGCCAGGATCTTCAAGCAATACGGAAATGACGCCATCAAGGTCGTACAGGAGAATCCCTACCGCCTGGCCACGGATATCTTCGGCATTGGTTTCCTAACGGCCGACAAGATTGCGGAAAAACTGGGCTTCGCCAGGGACTCGGACCTGAGGGCCGCCGCGGGCATTCTCTACGTTCTCCATGAGCTGACCGATGAAGGCCATGTCTTTTATCCCTGTGAGCTCTTGATCGAGAAATGCAGGGAGATGCTGGATATCGACCGGGAGATCATCACCAGGGCGATCGGGAAGGCAGCCTTCGAGAAGCAGATTGTCATCGAAGACATGTACGACAGCCTCACCGAATCCAGGGAAAACACCAAGGCGGTCTATCTGGCCGCATACCACCTTGCGGAAAGCAATCTGGCCGCCCGGCTCAAAGCCCTGGTGTCCGCTCCCCAGGCTATCCGGAAGATCGATGCCGATAAAGCCATCCTGTGGGTCCAGGAAAAGCTCTCCATCACCCTTGCCGACAGGCAGGTGGAGGCAATACGGTGTGCCGCAGAGAACAAGGTCATGGTCATCACCGGCGGTCCTGGAACCGGGAAGACGACCATCATCAACGCCATCCTGAAAATCTTCTCGGCCATCAGGACAAGGATCATGCTGGCCGCTCCTACCGGGAGAGCCGCAAAACGCATGACCGAGGCAACCGGGCATGAAGCCAGGACCATTCATCGGATGCTTGAATTCAACATGCGGAAGGGTGGTTTTCAGAAGAACGAAGAATCGCCTCTGGATTGCGACCTGCTGATTGTTGACGAGGCATCCATGATCGACACCCTGCTGATGCACCACCTTCTCAAGGCGATTCTCGTCAAAGCCACGTTTATCATGGTCGGTGACGGCAACCAGCTTCCCTCCGTCGGTGCCGGCAGCGTTCTCATGGACATCATCGATTCCGGCATTGCCCCGGTCGTCCATTTGAATGAGATCTTCCGGCAGGCCAGGGAAAGCTCCATCATTGTCAACGCCCACAAGATCAATGAAGGCAGCATGCCAAACCTGAAGGCCAGCCCGGATAAGGTGGACGATTTCTACTTCATTGAGCAGGAGGACCCTGAGAAGGCGCTCGAAACGATCCTCAAGCTTGTTACCGAGAGGATCCCGAAGCGGTTCGGTTTCGATGCAATCAATGACATCCAGGTGCTCAGCCCCATGCATCGGGGAGTCGTCGGCGCCGGCAATCTGAATCTGGAGCTTCAGAAGGCCCTGAATCCGGGGGAGGAGGGGGTCTTTCGAGGCGGACGTCTCTTCCGGGTCAACGACAAGGTCATGCAGATCGTGAACAATTACGACAAGGATGTCTACAATGGCGACATCGGAAGAATCGCCGCCATCGATGAGGAGTCAAAAGAGGTGACGGTGCTGATCGATGAGCGGAAGGTCGTCTATGATTATTCGGACCTTGATGAACTGGCCCATGCCTATGCCGTTTCCATCCACAAATCCCAGGGGTCCGAATACCCCGCCGTGGTGATCCCGATTCTCACTCAGCACTATATCCTGCTGCAGCGAAACCTGCTTTACACCGGTGTGACAAGGGGGAAGAAGCTGGTTGTGATTGTCGGAACAAAAAAAGCGATGGCCATCGCGGTGAAGAACAACAAAACGGAGAAACGCCATACCCTTTTAAGACAAAGGCTTCAAACGGAAGGCGCTTTAAAGCATTCTCCTCTACCTGATCTTTTTGATGCAATTTGA